The following are encoded together in the Juglans microcarpa x Juglans regia isolate MS1-56 chromosome 2D, Jm3101_v1.0, whole genome shotgun sequence genome:
- the LOC121249127 gene encoding oleosin 5-like: protein MADRPHQLLVHPQRHYNGGPKSQRGPSATKILAVLGGLPVGGTLLALAGLTLVGSMIGLAITTPLFIICSPVLVPAAIAIGLAIIGFLSSGALGLTGLVSLSWVLNYLRQASRSLPQEMDQAKRRMQDMAAYVGQKTKEVGQEIQSKAQEGRRT, encoded by the coding sequence ATGGCTGACCGTCCACACCAGCTCCTAGTTCACCCGCAACGCCATTATAACGGTGGTCCAAAGTCCCAGAGAGGCCCATCGGCGACCAAGATCCTAGCAGTCCTCGGCGGCCTCCCTGTAGGCGGCACTTTGCTTGCACTTGCTGGTTTGACGCTCGttggaagcatgattgggcttGCTATCACCACCCCACTCTTTATCATCTGCAGCCCTGTTCTTGTCCCGGCCGCCATTGCTATCGGCCTCGCTATCATTGGATTTTTGAGCTCGGGAGCTTTAGGGTTGACGGGGCTGGTATCGCTGTCTTGGGTACTTAATTACCTCCGACAGGCCAGCCGGTCCCTGCCGCAGGAGATGGATCAGGCAAAGAGGCGCATGCAGGACATGGCGGCTTACGTGGGCCAGAAGACCAAGGAGGTGGGCCAAGAGATCCAGAGTAAGGCCCAAGAGGGAAGGAGGACATGA